A stretch of DNA from Sugiyamaella lignohabitans strain CBS 10342 chromosome B, complete sequence:
GTGGATCGATTTGTTTCTTGGTGGTCACTGATTGGAGATCTATATAAGTGATTCCGTCTGGTTTATCTGTTTTTGATTGCTGTATTAAAGTCCGATCCAACTCGACGACATCGCGATCTGCCTCATCTGCTACCGTCTAGAACAGCAGCACTTTCGGTATTTTAAATTCTGCGGACAGTAAAATCGATTTGAAGGTCATAGAGTCCTTGTCTCAAGTTTACAGCTCAAGTGGTACTTTTTACTGATAGACTCACAGCGTTGTTTTGTACGAGATACCGGTTGCATTGCAGAACTCTACTAAAAGACATTTCCAAATTTAACTTGAGGAGTCTAATAAATCAGTGGTCATGTCGAATTTACGAGATACTCCTGAAAAACAGCCTCAGAGACAGCAACAGGCTAcggcagctgcagcagctgccttTCGACAGGTCGACCGTCCTGGTGCCTCGAAtgcttctgcttcgtctCTAGCCAGTTCGACGAAGAATGCTTCCAACGTCAAACGTGAACCTACATTGTCATCGACTCAACAACCACCATCGAATATTGAggaggatgaagaggaagaggaggaagaagaagagattcAAGACGGAACTGCcggtgctactggtgctgccggTGATAAGTACAATTTCATGTTTGACGAGTCGGATGATGCCTCATCCGGTTCTTTGGATTTCGAATCCTGGATTAAAAGTTTTTGCTCGATTGTCGGACACGAGTTTTTTGCGGAGGTGTCAGAAGAGTTTATTGAAGACGATTTTAACCTTACTGGTCTTGGCCCACTAATACCTCATTATAAAGAGGCTTTGGAATTGATTCTGGATCTCGAGCCTGAAACTCCTCCTAAGCTTCCTACTATTCCAATCATAGAACAAAGTGCTGAACAATTATACGGCATGATACATGCTCGATTCATTCTATCTCGTCCAGGTCTTCAGATTATGGCCCAAAAATTCCATTACCAACAATTTGGTACTTGTCCAAGATATTTCTGTCATGGCACCGGCTTATTACCAGTGGGTCGTCACGATATGCCCGGCTTTGAAACTGTACGTTTATACTGTCCATGTTGTATGGACATATACGTACCGCCAAACTCTCGATTTTTAAGCATTGATGGTGCGTTTTTTGGCACCTCGTTCCCTGGCTTGTTTTTAAAAGCATATCCCGAGATCGAGAAGGAGTGTGCACGACGTAGGAAACAACAGGGTCAGTTTGAACTCACCATATACGGATTTAAAATTGCAGAATCCAGTAAAAGTGGTTCCCGCATGAAGTGGCTGCGACAAGTGCCTGTTAACGACTCTGAACTCGACGAACACGTATCAGAAATACAAGACGGTGCTCGCTCTATTTCCTCATCCTCCCACAACAATCCCACTAATACGAATGATAACGAAAGCATGATGAGCATTAGCATGAACGGCGAGACATAGAGAAGCTTTCAAGCCTCTTCCATCTGATTGTATAATAACGATTATTTATGACTGTCTAAGAAATTATCTGGGTTAAGTTGCTGGTtctggggctctgccttAGACCCTGTGGTGTGCGAACTAGAGCCTTTTATCGCAACTGGAAGCCAAGACAAAACATGATTAAAAGAAAgaattaaatatttttatataGAAACGAGTCGACTCGTTTCAGGGACATGGAATTAGCATGGTTGAAAACGATGCTTTAAGTTCTGTTTTTCAGTGAGAGACgttgaatatttttgtgTCTAAAAAGAGAATGGCCAAGAGTTGCACCATCCGGTTAacattaaatatatatacatgaAGAGGTGAGCTAGGTTTATAAGAGTTTAGATATATACATGTTGAACATTCTACCCTGACATATGCCAAATGGCATAACTCACATGCTACTTCAAG
This window harbors:
- the CKB1 gene encoding casein kinase 2 regulatory subunit CKB1 (Beta regulatory subunit of casein kinase 2 (CK2); a Ser/Thr protein kinase with roles in cell growth and proliferation; CK2, comprised of CKA1, CKA2, CKB1 and CKB2, has many substrates including transcription factors and all RNA polymerases; GO_component: GO:0034456 - UTP-C complex [Evidence IDA] [PMID 17515605]; GO_component: GO:0005956 - protein kinase CK2 complex [Evidence IEA]; GO_component: GO:0005956 - protein kinase CK2 complex [Evidence IDA] [PMID 8135547]; GO_function: GO:0019887 - protein kinase regulator activity [Evidence IEA]; GO_function: GO:0019887 - protein kinase regulator activity [Evidence IMP] [PMID 11827175]; GO_function: GO:0019887 - protein kinase regulator activity [Evidence IPI] [PMID 8135547]; GO_function: GO:0030291 - protein serine/threonine kinase inhibitor activity [Evidence IDA] [PMID 18265947]; GO_process: GO:0006974 - cellular response to DNA damage stimulus [Evidence IDA] [PMID 11551505]; GO_process: GO:0006468 - protein phosphorylation [Evidence IMP] [PMID 16607517]; GO_process: GO:0006468 - protein phosphorylation [Evidence IDA] [PMID 16952051]; GO_process: GO:0045859 - regulation of protein kinase activity [Evidence IEA]; GO_process: GO:0006356 - regulation of transcription from RNA polymerase I promoter [Evidence IDA] [PMID 11551505]; GO_process: GO:0006359 - regulation of transcription from RNA polymerase III promoter [Evidence IDA] [PMID 11551505]): MSNLRDTPEKQPQRQQQATAAAAAAFRQVDRPGASNASASSLASSTKNASNVKREPTLSSTQQPPSNIEEDEEEEEEEEEIQDGTAGATGAAGDKYNFMFDESDDASSGSLDFESWIKSFCSIVGHEFFAEVSEEFIEDDFNLTGLGPLIPHYKEALELILDLEPETPPKLPTIPIIEQSAEQLYGMIHARFILSRPGLQIMAQKFHYQQFGTCPRYFCHGTGLLPVGRHDMPGFETVRLYCPCCMDIYVPPNSRFLSIDGAFFGTSFPGLFLKAYPEIEKECARRRKQQGQFELTIYGFKIAESSKSGSRMKWLRQVPVNDSELDEHVSEIQDGARSISSSSHNNPTNTNDNESMMSISMNGET